One part of the Lotus japonicus ecotype B-129 chromosome 2, LjGifu_v1.2 genome encodes these proteins:
- the LOC130739729 gene encoding cytochrome P450 78A5-like yields the protein MSQEFHLLHFHYLLQPPFLSFQTALCLFITILAFLYWLAPGGLAWALSKSSARTLIPGPSGLLSLFSGPTPHRVLAKLARSYRAESLMAFSVGLTRFVISSEPETAKEILGSTGFADRPVKESAYELLFHRAMGFAPYGEYWRNLRRISATHLFCPRRLSSFGSFRSEVGLKMVERLAGLMAETGRVEVKNVLHFGSLNNVMMTVFGKRYEFFDGEGVELEEMVSEGYELLGVFNWSDHFPVLVWLDLQGVRRRCRVLVSKVNAFVGKIIEEHRVKRVSGEYEKGSGVGDFVDVLLDLENKDKLSDSDMVAVLWEMIFRGTDTVAITLEWILARMVLHPEIQAKAQEEIEAVVGNSRLVSDDDIPNLRYLQCIVKEALRVHPPGPLLSWARLAVHDVHVGDKLVPAGTTAMVNMWAITHDEKVWAEPEEFKPERFMEEDVSIMGSDLRLAPFGAGRRVCPGKAMGLASIHLWLAQLLQSFKWVPCDDSPVDLTEYLKLSMEMKTPLVCRVIPRVDA from the exons atgtcaCAAGAGTTTCACCTTCTTCACTTCCATTATCTTCTTCAGCCACCATTTCTGAGCTTCCAAACTGCACTATGCCTATTCATCACCATCCTCGCCTTCCTCTACTGGCTTGCTCCTGGTGGGCTGGCTTGGGCCCTCAGCAAGTCCTCAGCCCGAACACTCATCCCAGGCCCATCCGGGCTTCTCAGCCTTTTCTCTGGCCCAACTCCGCACCGAGTCCTGGCTAAGCTCGCCAGGAGCTACCGTGCGGAGTCGCTGATGGCGTTCTCTGTTGGTCTAACCCGGTTCGTTATTTCCAGCGAACCGGAAACCGCTAAGGAGATTCTGGGAAGTACCGGTTTTGCTGATAGGCCGGTGAAGGAGTCTGCTTATGAGCTTCTGTTTCACAGAGCAATGGGGTTTGCTCCTTACGGCGAGTACTGGAGGAATCTCCGGAGAATCTCCGCTACTCACTTGTTCTGCCCCAGGAGGTTGTCAAGCTTTGGAAGCTTCAGGAGTGAGGTGGGGTTGAAGATGGTGGAGCGGTTAGCTGGTTTGATGGCGGAAACTGGTCGAGTTGAGGTGAAAAACGTGCTCCACTTCGGGTCGTTGAACAATGTGATGATGACGGTGTTTGGGAAGCGGTATGAATTTTTCGATGGTGAAGGTGTTGAGCTTGAGGAAATGGTGAGTGAAGGGTATGAGTTGTTGGGGGTGTTTAACTGGAGTGACCATTTTCCTGTTCTCGTGTGGTTGGACTTGCAGGGAGTGAGGAGAAGGtgcagggttttggtttcgaaGGTGAATGCGTTTGTTGGGAAAATCATTGAAGAGCATAGAGTGAAAAGAGTGTCTGGTGAATATGAGAAGGGAAGTGGAGTTGGTGATTTTGTTGATGTGTTGCTTGATTTGGAGAATAAGGACAAGCTCAGTGATTCTGATATGGTTGCAGTTCTCTGG GAAATGATTTTCAGAGGAACTGACACTGTTGCTATTACACTGGAATGGATTTTGGCTAGAATGGTTCTTCACCCTGAGATACAAGCAAAGGCACAAGAAGAGATTGAAGCTGTTGTTGGGAATTCAAGGCTTGTTTCTGATGATGACATTCCTAACCTTCGCTATTTGCAGTGCATTGTGAAGGAGGCACTGAGGGTGCACCCACCAGGGCCACTGCTATCATGGGCTCGCCTAGCGGTGCACGATGTCCACGTCGGTGATAAGCTTGTTCCCGCCGGCACCACCGCCATGGTTAACATGTGGGCCATCACACATGATGAGAAGGTGTGGGCGGAGCCAGAGGAGTTCAAGCCAGAGAGATTCATGGAGGAGGATGTGAGCATCATGGGGTCGGATTTGAGGCTTGCTCCCTTTGGTGCTGGGAGAAGAGTGTGTCCTGGGAAGGCCATGGGTTTGGCTTCTATTCATCTCTGGCTTGCTCAGTtgcttcagagcttcaaatgggtTCCATGTGATGATTCCCCTGTTGATTTGACTGAGTACTTGAAACTCTCTATGGAGATGAAGACACCATTGGTGTGCAGGGTTATCCCTAGGGTTGATGCTTAA